A single Pan troglodytes isolate AG18354 chromosome 19, NHGRI_mPanTro3-v2.0_pri, whole genome shotgun sequence DNA region contains:
- the OR1D2 gene encoding olfactory receptor 1D2 translates to MDGGNQSEGSEFLLLGMSESPEQQRILFWMFLSMYLVTVVGNVLIILAISSDSCLHTPMYFFLANLSFTDLFFVTNTIPKMLVNLQSQNKAISYAGCLTQLYFLVSLVALDNLILAVMAYDRYVAICCPLHYTTAMSPKLCILLLSLCWVLSVLYGLIHTLLMTRVTFCGSRKIHYIFCEMYVLLRMACSNIQTNHTVLIATGCFIFLIPFGFVIISYVLIIRAILRIPSLSKKYKAFSTCASHLGAVSLFYGTLCMVYLKPLHTYSVKDSVATVMYAVVTPMMNPFIYSLRNKDMHGALGRLLDKHFKRLT, encoded by the coding sequence ATGGATGGAGGCAACCAGAGTGAAGGTTCAGAGTTCCTTCTCCTGGGGATGTCAGAGAGTCCTGAGCAGCAGCGGATCCTGTTTTGGATGTTCCTGTCCATGTACCTGGTCACGGTGGTGGGAAATGTGCTCATCATCCTGGCCATCAGCTCTGATTCCTGCCTGcacacccccatgtacttcttcctggCCAACCTCTCCTTCACTGACCTCTTCTTTGTCACCAACACAATCCCCAAGATGCTGGTGAACCTCCAGTCCCAGAACAAAGCCATCTCCTACGCAGGGTGTCTGACGCAGCTCTACTTCCTGGTCTCCTTGGTGGCCCTGGACAACCTCATCCTGGCTGTGATGGCATATGACCGCTATGTGGCCATCTGCTGCCCCCTCCACTACACCACAGCCATGAGCCCTAAGCTCTGTATCTTACTCCTTTCCTTGTGTTGGGTCCTATCCGTCCTCTATGGCCTCATACACACCCTCCTCATGACCAGAGTGACCTTCTGTGGGTCACGAAAAATCCACTACATCTTCTGTGAGATGTATGTATTGCTGAGGATGGCATGTTCCAACATTCAGACTAATCACACAGTGCTGATTGCCACAGGCTGCTTCATCTTCCTCATTCCCTTTGGATTCGTGATCATTTCCTATGTGCTGATTATCAGAGCCATCCTCAGAATACCCTCACTCTCTAAGAAATACAAAGCCTTCTCCACCTGTGCCTCCCATTTGGGTGCAGTCTCCCTCTTCTATGGGACACTTTGTATGGTATACCTAAAGCCCCTCCATACCTACTCTGTGAAGGACTCAGTAGCCACAGTGATGTATGCTGTGGTGACACCCATGATGAATCCCTTCATCTACAGCCTGAGGAACAAGGACATGCATGGGGCTCTGGGAAGACTCCTAGATaaacactttaagaggctgacATGA